Proteins from a single region of Juglans microcarpa x Juglans regia isolate MS1-56 chromosome 5S, Jm3101_v1.0, whole genome shotgun sequence:
- the LOC121266951 gene encoding exocyst complex component EXO70H1-like, producing MPRKGMRSLCFHSKTPSYSASRHPSPSSRHPSVSTPRRSFSDTMIEQSIDAAASLIMKWDPESSAYAKVTSIFYESKREAIQFIKCVNDLQKAMHALVSDNSSTSERLVYAQNLMQIAMKRLQKEFYQILSMNRAHLDPESVSARSSRASTRSSTSDYEDVDDDVRPPGDSIEEVEEVSSIAMTDLRSIAECMISSGYAKECVSIYKIIRKSIVDEGIYRLGVEKLSSSQISKMDWELLDMRIKAWLDAVKISLKTLFNGERILCDHVFASSDSIRESCFTDISKDGATLLFGFPEVLVAKSKKSPEKIFRVLDMYTAIAENWPEIESIFSFESTATVRSQAINSLIRLSESVRTMLSDFESTLQKDSSKSLVLGGGVHPLTLNAMNYLSILGDYSNVLGDIFADWNPPPKSSLPEFYFDSPQTDESPAPEIFMRIAWLILVLLCKLDGRAEHYKDVCLSYIFLANNLQHVVSKVRTSNLLYLLGEEWLAKHEAKVRQFAANYERFVWGKVIASLPENPTAEVSPAEAKEVFRKFSLSFDEAYRKKGSFIVSDPKLRDEMKMSIARKIVPVYQEFYKKNRQQLTGSGERNARLYVRFSPEDVGNYISDLFFGTAGSGSRPSSSSSSSHRLRERSTA from the coding sequence ATGCCAAGAAAGGGTATGAGGAGCCTCTGCTTTCACTCCAAAACGCCTTCCTACTCCGCCTCTCGCCACCCTTCACCTTCTTCGAGACATCCCTCCGTCTCGACCCCTCGGAGAAGCTTCTCCGACACGATGATCGAGCAGAGCATCGACGCCGCCGCTTCCTTGATCATGAAATGGGACCCGGAAAGTTCTGCCTACGCTAAAGTCACCTCCATCTTCTACGAAAGCAAGAGAGAGGCCATTCAGTTCATCAAGTGCGTTAACGATCTCCAGAAGGCCATGCATGCCTTGGTCTCAGATAACTCCTCCACTTCTGAGAGGCTCGTGTACGCCCAGAACCTGATGCAGATTGCCATGAAGAGACTCCAGAAGGAGTTCTATCAAATCCTTTCCATGAACCGGGCCCACTTGGATCCCGAATCCGTCTCCGCACGATCTTCACGCGCCTCCACGAGATCGAGCACCTCCGACTATGAAGACGTAGACGATGATGTGCGCCCCCCAGGTGATTCCATCGAGGAAGTCGAGGAGGTTTCTTCCATTGCCATGACGGACTTGAGGTCCATAGCCGAGTGCATGATCTCGTCTGGTTACGCTAAAGAGTGCGTTAGCATATACAAAATCATCAGAAAATCAATAGTGGACGAAGGCATTTACCGTCTTGGCGTTGAGAAACTGAGTTCCTCCCAAATCAGCAAGATGGACTGGGAACTGCTGGACATGAGGATCAAGGCCTGGTTGGACGCAGTAAAAATCTCCTTGAAAACGCTCTTTAACGGGGAGAGAATACTGTGCGACCACGTCTTCGCTTCGTCGGACTCCATCAGAGAATCTTGCTTCACCGACATTTCCAAAGACGGAGCTACTCTGCTATTCGGATTCCCCGAAGTACTCGTCGCCAAGAGCAAGAAATCTCCCGAGAAAATCTTCCGCGTGCTCGACATGTACACCGCCATCGCTGAAAACTGGCCCGAGATCGAATCCATCTTCTCGTTCGAATCAACTGCGACCGTCCGATCTCAAGCCATCAACTCCCTGATCCGTCTCAGCGAGTCGGTGCGCACAATGCTGTCAGACTTCGAGTCAACGCTGCAAAAGGATTCCTCAAAGTCACTGGTCCTCGGCGGCGGAGTTCACCCGCTGACGCTCAATGCGATGAATTACCTCTCAATCCTCGGAGATTATAGTAATGTCCTCGGTGACATTTTCGCCGACTGGAATCCCCCTCCGAAATCCTCATTACCGGAATTCTACTTCGATAGTCCACAAACCGATGAATCTCCGGCACCGGAGATTTTCATGCGCATAGCTTGGCTAATCCTCGTGCTTCTTTGTAAGCTCGACGGCAGGGCCGAGCATTACAAAGACGTTTGTCTATCATACATATTCCTAGCCAACAATCTTCAACACGTGGTCTCCAAGGTCCGCACGTCAAACCTACTGTACCTTCTGGGCGAGGAATGGCTCGCAAAGCACGAAGCCAAGGTGCGACAGTTTGCGGCGAATTACGAGCGTTTCGTTTGGGGAAAGGTGATCGCGTCACTGCCGGAGAACCCAACCGCTGAGGTCTCCCCGGCGGAAGCGAAGGAGGTTTTCAGGAAGTTCAGTTTGAGTTTCGACGAAGCGTATCGGAAGAAGGGTTCGTTCATTGTATCGGACCCGAAACTCCGAGACGAAATGAAGATGTCAATCGCGAGAAAGATCGTGCCGGTTTACCAGGAGTTTTATAAGAAGAATAGGCAGCAGCTTACCGGGAGCGGAGAGAGGAATGCGCGGTTATATGTCAGATTTTCCCCTGAAGATGTGGGGAATTACATATCGGACTTATTCTTCGGGACAGCCGGCTCTGGTAGCAGACCGTCGTCTTCGTCGTCCTCGTCTCATCGCCTGCGGGAACGGTCCACAGCGTAG